A stretch of the Coprobacillus cateniformis genome encodes the following:
- a CDS encoding IS110 family transposase yields MISVGIDVSKGKSTVCAMKAYGEVLLSPKDYKHTTEELDRLIKNLSKFNEEIHITLEATGNYHLPIYMYLKSKGYFISIINPLEMKRYRCQGIRNPKTDRIDSMIIAQYGIDFWYRVKQQNDRVQERQELRLLGRQYEQFMKSRVARCQALNGLLDQTMPGVYELLSGFNRNNGKDKLSDFAYDYWHNDNIIKSSEKVFIKKYLNWLKKKEYHQNEKEARQLYVLAKTSISTLSSTAQSTKLLVQEAVNVLKGINLSLFTILNQMRELAKTMPEYSTVLSMGGVGETLAPRLIAEIGDTHMYHSGKALVAYAGIDAPPYQSGQFIGTKRHISKRGSSTLRKIGYELMDSINKHQVKLNEDAVCQFFMKKRAEGKAYRVAMIAGYNKFLRIYYAKVKEVLNKTIQ; encoded by the coding sequence ATGATTAGTGTAGGGATTGATGTTTCAAAAGGAAAAAGTACAGTATGTGCTATGAAAGCATATGGCGAAGTACTGCTAAGTCCAAAAGACTACAAACACACTACAGAAGAGTTGGATCGATTGATTAAAAATCTCAGTAAGTTTAATGAAGAAATCCATATTACTCTGGAAGCAACAGGTAATTATCATTTACCTATTTACATGTACCTCAAATCTAAAGGTTATTTTATTTCAATAATAAATCCTTTAGAGATGAAGCGTTATCGTTGTCAGGGAATCCGTAATCCAAAAACAGATCGTATTGATTCCATGATTATAGCGCAGTATGGCATAGATTTTTGGTATCGTGTAAAGCAACAAAATGATAGAGTGCAAGAACGTCAAGAGTTACGCTTATTGGGAAGACAATATGAGCAATTTATGAAAAGTCGAGTGGCACGTTGTCAGGCTCTCAATGGGTTACTAGATCAAACAATGCCTGGTGTTTATGAATTATTGAGTGGTTTTAATCGTAATAATGGTAAAGATAAACTGTCAGATTTTGCTTATGACTATTGGCATAACGATAATATTATAAAGAGTTCTGAAAAAGTATTTATTAAAAAGTATCTCAATTGGCTAAAGAAAAAAGAATACCATCAAAACGAAAAAGAAGCACGCCAGCTTTATGTTCTCGCTAAAACAAGTATCTCAACATTATCTTCAACTGCACAATCAACCAAATTACTTGTACAAGAAGCAGTTAATGTTTTGAAAGGAATCAATCTATCTCTCTTTACTATTTTAAACCAAATGAGAGAATTAGCCAAGACCATGCCTGAATACAGTACAGTACTTTCCATGGGAGGTGTAGGAGAAACATTAGCACCAAGATTAATTGCAGAGATAGGTGATACACACATGTATCATAGTGGTAAGGCGCTTGTGGCATATGCAGGGATTGATGCACCACCATATCAATCTGGTCAATTTATAGGAACAAAACGTCATATATCAAAACGAGGATCATCAACGTTAAGAAAGATTGGATATGAACTGATGGATTCCATCAATAAGCATCAAGTGAAACTTAATGAAGATGCAGTTTGTCAATTCTTTATGAAAAAACGAGCTGAAGGAAAAGCCTATAGAGTAGCAATGATTGCAGGATATAATAAATTTTTAAGAATCTATTACGCTAAAGTAAAAGAGGTATTGAATAAAACAATACAATAA
- a CDS encoding DUF695 domain-containing protein yields MGLFSKIKKKEKESWKVYQDMLGDQKLSVRVDTKYVNKNYNNTFYIQLKYSGEEVNDLPNKEFLNELAVLEERVLEMVKNTFEDNVVFLGTATFGGSSYITFASNLDIKWNDYIKETIDTDLITGIYPNDNMGYYKHVLYPDFLRY; encoded by the coding sequence ATGGGGTTATTTAGCAAAATAAAAAAGAAAGAAAAAGAGTCTTGGAAAGTTTATCAAGATATGCTAGGAGATCAAAAGTTAAGTGTAAGAGTTGATACTAAATATGTTAATAAAAATTACAATAATACTTTCTATATTCAATTAAAATATAGTGGAGAAGAAGTCAACGATTTACCAAATAAGGAATTTCTAAATGAATTAGCAGTTTTGGAAGAAAGAGTGCTTGAAATGGTAAAGAATACATTCGAAGATAATGTTGTATTTTTGGGCACAGCCACATTTGGTGGAAGCAGTTATATTACATTTGCTTCAAATTTAGATATTAAGTGGAATGATTATATTAAAGAAACAATAGATACAGACTTAATAACAGGAATTTATCCAAATGATAATATGGGATATTATAAACATGTCTTATATCCTGATTTTTTGAGGTATTGA
- a CDS encoding DUF6609 family protein yields MIQGKEGLLGLFLIIMGLSMFLMCSVYYKTRKMQYAWMTFGFLYTFGILMLMTDNPIKSYLNVSSNSNFYSIPSLIILIIGIMLSYILLGNKGEKYVIVGILFSVGIHFLPFNSIYTIILSILVTLNAIYSFVKKDSSVYITLLIDALLKIVMGIALLFI; encoded by the coding sequence ATGATACAGGGCAAAGAGGGACTTCTTGGATTATTTTTAATTATTATGGGGTTATCAATGTTTTTGATGTGTTCAGTATATTATAAAACAAGGAAAATGCAATATGCGTGGATGACATTTGGTTTCCTTTATACTTTTGGTATTCTTATGTTGATGACTGATAATCCTATAAAGTCATATTTGAATGTATCATCAAATAGTAATTTTTATTCTATACCTTCTCTTATAATTTTAATCATAGGTATTATGTTATCTTATATTTTGTTAGGTAACAAAGGTGAAAAATATGTAATTGTAGGAATTTTATTTAGTGTAGGAATACACTTTCTACCATTTAATTCAATTTATACTATTATTTTAAGTATTCTAGTTACTTTGAATGCTATATATTCTTTTGTCAAAAAAGATAGTTCTGTTTATATAACACTTTTAATAGATGCACTATTGAAAATTGTTATGGGGATTGCATTATTGTTTATATAG
- a CDS encoding DMT family transporter, protein MSIYIQLLLASFFWGSNVIVMKLLLDEIPFLLLATMRVFLSLIFLGIYLKWKKISFDYDYKKKALAIGILAIYLNFFFTFLGMNQVKGIDNAFMNALAPILTFVFSLLLLKQKGNMKEYIAIGMTVFAFLLSIRFKIFSIKIGFWYLFLGMVLYMLANVCIQKWKLHNSLILSFYELLFGFFFLTIHCFVQGQFQLQPLFEISLFHWLLFLIISGIGFAFIQVTYMRSIGVIGALKTSFFLSLNPIITYIESLLFLNEKFDIIHFIGFVILAIAIYMMNGQKEKRTNSLSRSDE, encoded by the coding sequence ATGTCTATATATATACAACTTTTATTGGCAAGTTTTTTTTGGGGAAGTAATGTTATTGTTATGAAACTTCTTCTGGATGAAATACCATTTTTATTATTGGCTACAATGCGTGTTTTTTTATCTCTTATTTTTTTAGGGATTTACTTAAAGTGGAAAAAGATTTCTTTTGATTATGATTATAAGAAAAAAGCATTGGCTATTGGGATTTTAGCGATTTACTTGAATTTCTTTTTTACTTTTTTAGGAATGAATCAAGTGAAAGGGATAGATAATGCGTTTATGAATGCTTTGGCGCCTATACTTACTTTTGTGTTTTCTTTGTTGTTATTAAAACAAAAAGGCAATATGAAAGAATATATTGCGATTGGTATGACAGTTTTTGCTTTTTTATTATCTATACGCTTTAAAATATTTTCAATTAAAATAGGTTTTTGGTATTTGTTTCTAGGAATGGTTTTATATATGTTAGCAAATGTATGCATTCAAAAATGGAAATTACATAATTCCTTGATTCTCTCATTTTATGAATTATTATTTGGTTTTTTCTTTTTAACTATTCATTGTTTTGTTCAAGGACAATTTCAATTACAACCATTATTTGAAATTTCTTTGTTTCATTGGTTATTGTTTTTGATAATATCAGGTATTGGATTTGCATTTATACAGGTGACTTATATGCGTTCTATTGGTGTTATTGGGGCTTTGAAGACAAGTTTTTTTCTGAGTTTAAATCCTATTATTACTTATATTGAGTCACTGCTGTTTTTGAATGAGAAATTTGATATTATTCATTTTATAGGATTTGTTATTTTGGCAATTGCGATTTATATGATGAATGGGCAAAAAGAAAAGAGAACTAATTCTCTTTCTCGTAGTGATGAATAA
- a CDS encoding NAD(P)-dependent oxidoreductase: MIKYKKIKEEYIMKNIAFIGVGVMGKSMVRNLNKAGYHITIFTRTKSKVNDLINEGIDWCNSIQECVQNKDIIMTMVGYPKDVEDIYYGNHGILENAKENAICIDFTTSAPALAQKIYTDAKIRNIKSLDAPVSGGDIGAKNGTLSIMVGGDKNVYEDVYPLFQILGQTINYVGQAGLGQHTKMTNQIVIAGTIAGVVEAIHYAHQTGLETDTMMKCISKGAAGSWQLEHNGQAILDNNFNPGFYIKHFIKDMKIAQKEMSDRDIQLDILNKVLEMYTNLNEDELGTQALIHHYEKEN, translated from the coding sequence ATGATAAAATATAAAAAAATTAAGGAGGAATATATAATGAAAAATATAGCATTTATAGGAGTAGGTGTTATGGGAAAATCGATGGTTCGCAATTTAAATAAAGCTGGATATCATATCACAATTTTTACACGTACAAAATCAAAAGTGAATGATTTAATAAATGAAGGTATAGACTGGTGTAACTCAATCCAAGAATGTGTCCAAAATAAAGATATTATTATGACAATGGTAGGTTATCCAAAAGATGTGGAAGATATTTATTATGGAAATCATGGAATCCTAGAAAATGCTAAGGAAAATGCAATTTGTATTGATTTTACAACATCTGCTCCAGCTTTAGCACAAAAGATTTATACTGATGCAAAAATCAGAAATATAAAAAGTTTAGATGCTCCTGTTTCTGGCGGTGATATAGGTGCTAAAAATGGAACACTTTCAATTATGGTTGGAGGCGACAAAAATGTTTATGAAGATGTTTATCCCCTTTTTCAAATTCTTGGTCAAACAATCAATTATGTTGGTCAAGCAGGACTTGGTCAACATACGAAAATGACAAATCAAATTGTGATTGCTGGAACAATTGCAGGTGTTGTAGAAGCTATTCATTACGCTCACCAAACTGGTCTTGAAACAGATACAATGATGAAATGTATTAGCAAGGGTGCAGCTGGAAGTTGGCAATTAGAACATAATGGGCAAGCCATTTTAGATAACAATTTTAATCCAGGATTCTATATCAAACACTTTATCAAAGATATGAAAATCGCTCAAAAAGAAATGAGCGATCGTGATATCCAATTAGACATATTGAATAAAGTTTTAGAAATGTATACAAACTTAAATGAAGATGAGTTAGGAACACAAGCGCTTATTCATCACTACGAGAAAGAGAATTAG
- a CDS encoding AraC family transcriptional regulator: MNKSTNKELIEEILNFIECHLYDENLNLDRIALHFGYSRYHLHRLFTASTHFSLHNYIQRRRLSETGELLVKTDQRIIDIALQAGYESQRSFSKAFKKLHHVTPNAYRHKQKYDPVQVKYELSETCLSLSETKIFDVRIEEKNSMIFVGMKANTSKGFYVIGKCWHQLHKYKHLILNRMDNDFLVGINDYSFFEKNKEQPHFDYYAVAEVVDLKDVPVNMTTKSLPASQYIVFSLKGHNEESMQDIIEYIYNHWFLETTLLFNQNCMYDFVKYGEQSDEQGMSLIEYWIPILDSCLDNDTIKFGDNNE, from the coding sequence ATGAACAAATCTACAAACAAAGAATTGATAGAAGAGATTTTAAATTTTATTGAATGTCATCTTTATGATGAGAATTTAAATCTTGATCGTATTGCATTACATTTTGGTTATTCAAGGTATCATTTGCATCGTTTATTTACTGCTTCAACACATTTTTCTCTTCATAATTATATTCAAAGAAGGCGGTTGAGTGAAACAGGAGAATTATTGGTGAAAACAGATCAAAGAATTATTGATATTGCCTTACAAGCTGGTTATGAGTCTCAACGTTCTTTCTCTAAAGCTTTTAAGAAATTACATCATGTGACACCAAATGCTTATCGTCACAAACAAAAGTATGATCCTGTGCAAGTGAAATATGAATTATCAGAGACTTGTCTTTCTTTAAGTGAAACAAAAATATTTGATGTCAGAATTGAAGAAAAGAATTCAATGATATTTGTTGGGATGAAAGCTAATACTTCTAAAGGTTTTTATGTCATTGGCAAATGCTGGCATCAATTACATAAATATAAACATCTCATTTTAAATCGAATGGATAATGATTTTTTGGTTGGTATCAATGACTATTCATTCTTTGAAAAAAATAAAGAACAGCCTCATTTTGATTATTATGCAGTTGCTGAAGTGGTGGATTTAAAAGATGTTCCAGTGAATATGACAACAAAAAGCTTACCTGCTTCACAATATATTGTATTTTCCTTGAAAGGGCATAATGAAGAAAGTATGCAAGATATTATAGAATACATTTATAATCATTGGTTTCTAGAAACAACTTTATTATTTAATCAAAATTGTATGTATGATTTTGTGAAGTATGGTGAACAGAGTGATGAGCAAGGTATGAGCTTAATAGAATATTGGATACCTATTCTTGACTCCTGTTTAGATAATGATACAATTAAATTTGGTGATAATAATGAATGA
- a CDS encoding class I SAM-dependent methyltransferase → MNEKTIPTWELLQKRITYKQLGRIKNKRILDFGSGNGVMSSYLAKDNEVIAIEPNQNMFKDMLYQNSFIQIIGGLEELRKQTKESFDVIVCHNVLEYAQCREEIVKEFYRLLKPAGFLSVVKHNKRGRVMQMVVLLNEFATAHQILDGQNGYAQDFGEIHYFDDQDICRWEKRFVLEKTLGIRTFWDLQQNQDVQTEEEWQENMIEIEERVSTIPEFQSIAFFHHVFYHKEI, encoded by the coding sequence ATGAATGAAAAAACAATTCCAACTTGGGAACTTTTACAAAAAAGAATAACATATAAACAATTAGGGCGAATCAAGAATAAGAGAATTCTTGATTTTGGAAGTGGGAATGGTGTCATGTCTTCATATTTAGCTAAAGATAATGAAGTCATTGCAATAGAGCCAAATCAAAATATGTTCAAAGATATGCTTTATCAGAATTCATTTATTCAAATTATTGGCGGATTAGAGGAATTAAGAAAGCAAACAAAAGAATCCTTTGATGTCATTGTGTGTCACAATGTTTTAGAATATGCTCAGTGTCGAGAAGAGATTGTTAAAGAATTTTATAGACTTTTAAAACCGGCAGGATTCTTATCAGTTGTTAAACATAATAAGAGAGGAAGAGTCATGCAAATGGTTGTTTTGCTAAATGAATTTGCAACTGCTCATCAAATTTTAGATGGTCAAAATGGATATGCACAAGATTTTGGTGAGATTCATTACTTTGATGATCAGGATATTTGCAGATGGGAAAAACGTTTTGTATTAGAGAAAACTTTAGGGATTCGTACATTTTGGGATTTACAGCAAAATCAAGATGTTCAAACAGAGGAGGAGTGGCAGGAAAATATGATTGAAATAGAAGAAAGAGTCAGTACAATTCCTGAATTTCAATCCATTGCTTTTTTTCATCATGTCTTCTATCACAAAGAGATTTAA
- the rpsO gene encoding 30S ribosomal protein S15 encodes MLTKEEKTAIMKEYATKEGDTGSPEVQIAVLTADINKLNGHFKVHKKDHHSNRGLLKKIGRRRDLLKYLKNKDLDRYTTLVDKLGLRR; translated from the coding sequence ATGTTAACTAAAGAAGAAAAAACTGCTATCATGAAAGAATATGCAACTAAAGAAGGAGATACAGGTTCTCCAGAAGTACAAATTGCTGTATTAACTGCTGATATCAACAAATTAAATGGACATTTTAAAGTTCACAAAAAAGATCATCATTCTAATAGAGGTCTTTTAAAGAAAATTGGTAGAAGAAGAGATTTGTTAAAATATTTAAAAAATAAAGATCTTGATAGATATACAACATTAGTTGATAAGTTAGGATTAAGAAGATAG
- the mgtE gene encoding magnesium transporter yields the protein MEERIEELEVKIKELLDDKKYHQIRELLMDLNEADIAEIIETIEIKEDVVRVFRLLPKDSAADVFSYIPVEYEQMIIESLTMREIGQIMNDLYSDDAVDMLEEMPANVVKKVLAATDKETRRDINNLLKYPEDSAGSIMTVEFVDLRAYMSVMDAIERIRKTGVDKETINICYVTDVQKHLLGIVTLREIILADAQESIKDLMNENIITVHTLDDQEEVAKQFQKYDFAAMPVVDNENRLVGIITVDDVMDILEEEATEDIEMMAAITPTDQPYMKTSVFETYRKRIPWLLLLMISASITGKIIQGFEAALSTCVILTAFIPMLMDTGGNCGSQASVSVIRALSLDEVEFKELPQIIWKEMQVSVLVGATLSLANFGKILLIDRTSILVAFVVCMTLFVTVVVAKLVGCTLPILASKIGFDPAVMASPFITTIVDALSLIVYFNVAGIFLGL from the coding sequence ATGGAAGAAAGAATTGAAGAATTGGAAGTTAAGATTAAAGAACTTTTAGATGATAAAAAATATCATCAAATTAGAGAATTGTTGATGGATCTTAATGAGGCAGACATTGCTGAAATTATTGAGACAATAGAGATAAAAGAAGATGTTGTACGTGTTTTTAGACTTTTACCTAAAGATAGTGCGGCTGATGTTTTTTCTTATATTCCAGTGGAATATGAGCAAATGATTATTGAATCTTTGACAATGCGTGAAATCGGACAGATAATGAACGACTTGTATTCAGATGATGCAGTAGATATGCTTGAAGAGATGCCTGCTAATGTTGTAAAAAAAGTATTGGCAGCAACGGATAAAGAAACACGTCGAGATATCAATAACTTATTGAAGTATCCAGAAGATTCTGCTGGAAGTATTATGACTGTTGAATTTGTTGATTTACGTGCATATATGAGTGTGATGGATGCTATTGAACGTATTCGAAAGACAGGTGTAGATAAAGAAACGATTAATATTTGTTATGTTACAGATGTTCAAAAACATTTGTTAGGTATTGTGACATTAAGAGAAATTATTTTAGCAGATGCTCAGGAAAGCATTAAGGATTTGATGAATGAAAATATCATTACTGTACACACATTAGATGATCAAGAAGAAGTTGCAAAACAATTTCAAAAATATGATTTTGCAGCTATGCCAGTGGTTGATAACGAAAATCGTTTAGTTGGGATTATTACTGTTGATGATGTCATGGATATATTAGAAGAGGAAGCAACTGAAGATATTGAAATGATGGCTGCTATTACGCCAACTGATCAGCCTTATATGAAAACCAGTGTTTTTGAAACATATAGAAAACGAATTCCATGGTTATTGTTATTGATGATATCTGCATCAATAACAGGGAAGATTATACAGGGTTTTGAAGCGGCTTTATCAACATGTGTAATTTTAACTGCTTTTATTCCAATGCTAATGGATACAGGAGGGAATTGTGGGTCACAAGCTTCTGTTTCAGTCATTCGTGCTTTGTCACTAGACGAAGTTGAGTTTAAAGAATTGCCACAAATTATATGGAAGGAAATGCAAGTTTCTGTTCTTGTTGGGGCAACTTTATCACTTGCAAATTTTGGAAAAATTTTACTTATTGATCGTACATCAATACTTGTGGCTTTTGTTGTTTGTATGACATTGTTTGTAACTGTTGTTGTAGCAAAGCTGGTTGGCTGTACATTACCGATTTTGGCAAGTAAAATTGGATTTGATCCAGCTGTTATGGCGAGTCCGTTTATTACAACAATTGTTGATGCTCTATCATTAATTGTTTATTTCAATGTTGCAGGAATTTTTTTAGGATTATAG
- the pnp gene encoding polyribonucleotide nucleotidyltransferase, which yields MSKQVFNLEFYGKTLTVEAGELAKQANGSVLVRYDDTVILSTAVAGKEPKDVDFFPLTVTYEEKLYSVGKIPGGFLKREGRPSEHGTLTARMIDRPIRPLFADGFRNEVQVVNTVLSVDQNASPEMAAMFGASLALCLSDIPFNGPIAGVNVGLIDGEFTINAGPEDMERSLINLEVAGTKEAINMVEADAKEVDEETMLNALMFGHEKIKELIAFQEKVVEACGKEKIEIPLFELDSAIVEEVESLAKERMIKAVSIPGKLERYGAIDDINAEVVTLFENRDYADLKEQAKVLKQVKIVLHDLEKDEVRRLITEDKIRPDGRKIDEVRPLNAQVDLLPRVHGSALFTRGETQVLSVCTLGALGEHQKIDGLGLEDQKRFMHHYNFPPYSVGETGRMGAPGRREIGHGALGERALAQVIPSEDEFPYTIRVVSEVLESNGSSSQASICASSMALMTAGVPISNPVSGVAMGLVKKGDDYTILTDIQGMEDHLGDMDFKVAGTKKGICALQMDIKIEGITKEILQEALAQANVGRQQIMDCMLGAISEPKKELSPYAPKVFMMRIEPEQIKDVIGPGGKNINEIIEKSNDVKIDIEQDGRVTIYHFDQEAIHTAAKLIENIVKKAEVGEVYDGKVVRVEDKFAFVELFEGTNGFLHVGDVAHERINKVSDVLKVGDTAKVKVIKITDKGVNVSRKALLPKPIVKEEKKESE from the coding sequence ATGTCAAAACAAGTGTTTAACTTAGAATTTTATGGAAAGACATTAACTGTAGAAGCAGGAGAACTTGCGAAACAAGCCAATGGTTCTGTTTTAGTGAGATATGATGATACGGTTATTTTGTCAACTGCTGTAGCAGGGAAAGAACCAAAAGATGTGGACTTTTTCCCATTGACTGTTACATATGAAGAAAAATTATATTCGGTAGGAAAGATTCCTGGCGGATTCTTAAAAAGAGAAGGACGTCCTAGTGAGCATGGTACATTAACTGCTCGTATGATTGATCGACCAATTCGACCATTGTTTGCTGATGGTTTTAGAAATGAAGTACAAGTTGTGAATACAGTGTTATCTGTTGATCAAAATGCATCTCCTGAAATGGCAGCTATGTTTGGAGCATCGCTTGCATTATGCTTATCTGATATTCCATTTAATGGGCCAATTGCTGGTGTTAATGTTGGATTGATTGATGGTGAATTTACAATCAATGCTGGTCCAGAAGACATGGAAAGAAGTTTGATTAATCTTGAAGTTGCTGGGACAAAAGAAGCAATTAACATGGTTGAAGCTGATGCTAAGGAAGTTGATGAAGAAACAATGTTAAATGCTTTAATGTTTGGTCATGAAAAGATTAAAGAATTAATTGCGTTTCAAGAAAAAGTCGTAGAAGCTTGTGGGAAAGAAAAAATTGAAATCCCATTATTTGAATTGGATTCTGCAATAGTTGAAGAAGTTGAGTCTTTAGCAAAAGAGCGAATGATTAAAGCTGTTTCTATTCCTGGTAAATTAGAAAGATATGGGGCTATTGATGATATTAATGCAGAAGTTGTTACATTATTTGAAAACAGAGATTATGCTGATTTAAAAGAACAAGCTAAAGTCTTAAAACAAGTAAAAATTGTTCTACATGATTTAGAGAAAGATGAAGTCAGAAGATTAATCACAGAAGATAAAATCAGACCTGATGGTAGAAAAATTGATGAAGTGCGTCCATTGAATGCACAAGTTGATTTATTGCCAAGAGTTCATGGTTCTGCATTGTTTACACGTGGAGAAACTCAAGTTCTTTCAGTATGTACTTTAGGAGCTTTGGGAGAACATCAAAAAATCGATGGTTTAGGTTTAGAAGATCAAAAGAGATTTATGCATCATTATAACTTCCCACCATATTCAGTTGGTGAAACAGGAAGAATGGGTGCACCAGGTCGTCGTGAAATTGGACATGGGGCTTTAGGTGAAAGAGCATTGGCTCAAGTTATCCCTAGTGAAGATGAATTCCCATACACAATTCGTGTTGTTTCTGAAGTGTTAGAATCTAATGGGTCTTCTTCACAGGCATCTATTTGTGCATCATCTATGGCATTAATGACTGCTGGTGTACCTATTAGTAATCCAGTCAGTGGTGTCGCTATGGGACTTGTCAAAAAAGGTGATGATTATACAATTTTAACTGATATTCAAGGTATGGAAGATCATTTGGGTGATATGGATTTCAAAGTTGCAGGAACTAAGAAAGGTATCTGCGCATTGCAAATGGATATTAAAATTGAAGGAATTACAAAAGAAATTTTACAAGAAGCATTGGCTCAAGCTAATGTTGGTAGACAACAAATTATGGACTGTATGTTAGGGGCAATTTCTGAACCTAAAAAAGAATTAAGTCCATATGCACCAAAAGTCTTCATGATGAGAATCGAACCAGAACAAATTAAAGACGTTATTGGACCTGGTGGTAAAAACATTAATGAAATTATTGAAAAGTCAAATGATGTGAAGATTGATATTGAACAAGATGGACGTGTCACTATTTATCATTTTGATCAAGAGGCTATTCATACTGCAGCTAAATTAATTGAAAATATTGTTAAAAAAGCTGAAGTTGGTGAAGTTTATGATGGTAAAGTCGTGAGAGTTGAAGATAAGTTTGCATTTGTGGAATTGTTTGAAGGAACAAATGGTTTCTTACATGTTGGTGATGTAGCTCATGAAAGAATTAATAAAGTTTCTGATGTTTTAAAAGTAGGAGATACAGCTAAGGTTAAAGTCATCAAGATAACTGATAAAGGTGTTAATGTTTCTAGAAAAGCATTGTTACCTAAACCAATTGTGAAAGAAGAAAAAAAAGAAAGTGAATAA
- a CDS encoding Maf family protein translates to MNKIILASTSPRRKELLEREGIDFIVDASSIDETMDETLPIKERLCQLSKDKAEPIHHKYPQDIVIGADTIVYFQDCIIGKAKNREDAYQTLMMLSNQKHIVYTAVAIYNGNSLHTFCEKTEVYFKDISSMIDEYLDSGEWMGKAGSYGIQGKASVFVERIVGDKDTVIGLPVMRIKEFLDYLQGKS, encoded by the coding sequence GTGAATAAAATTATATTGGCAAGTACTTCTCCAAGAAGGAAGGAATTACTTGAAAGAGAAGGCATCGATTTTATAGTCGATGCTTCTTCTATAGATGAAACGATGGATGAGACATTACCAATCAAAGAAAGATTGTGTCAATTGTCTAAAGACAAAGCAGAACCTATTCATCATAAATATCCACAAGATATTGTTATTGGAGCAGATACGATTGTTTATTTTCAGGACTGTATTATTGGGAAAGCAAAAAATCGTGAAGATGCATACCAGACATTAATGATGTTATCAAATCAAAAACATATTGTTTATACAGCTGTAGCTATTTATAATGGTAATAGTTTACATACCTTTTGTGAAAAAACAGAAGTTTATTTTAAAGATATTTCTTCAATGATAGATGAATATCTTGATTCTGGGGAATGGATGGGGAAAGCCGGATCATATGGTATTCAAGGCAAAGCTTCTGTATTTGTTGAGCGTATTGTGGGTGATAAGGATACTGTTATCGGATTACCAGTAATGCGTATCAAAGAATTCTTAGATTATCTTCAGGGTAAATCATGA